The following nucleotide sequence is from Nautilia sp. PV-1.
TCCTCTTACTTTTGCTTTTTTTAACTCCTCCAAAGATTTTTCATATGGAATTCTATTTTCATTTTCGTCATACCAAATATTATAAATATCTTTATCTCCATTTTCCCAACCATCTTCTTTTTTAAAATAATTATCCACTAAAAAATTAAATAAATTCATCCAAAGTTCATGCTCTTTTTCATACCAAACATCAGGATAGTTTCTGACAATTTCATCTGCAGCTTTTACACTTTCAACATCTTTTCCGATTATTTCTTTCACTTCTACCTCCTTTTGGGTATTTTTATTTGTCAGTTTTTCAAGCAACAATTTATATTGATAAAGTCCTTCCCTGATAATTGGAACATCACTCACTTCTTTTATACACTCGTTCAGCCAATTATAAATTTCGTTTTCAAAAGACAGTAAAAACACTTCTTCATCAATTTTTAAATCCTGTAAGCTTTTATCATCCGGCAAGTGTCTATCCAATGTAAGATAATATAATTTAAATTCTTTTTTATTTTTGTTCTTTAGGAACTCAAAATAATCTTTTAATTGTTTATTTCCATCATTCGCATAAACTTTTGCTTCAATTCCGATTATAAAATCCTCATCTTCAATTAAAATATCAATTCTTCTGTTGTTATCAATTACAAATTCCGCATAACTTTTAGGATTAATTAATTTCAAATTTTTTAATCCAATTGTTTCTAAAAATAATCTTAAGAATTTATCTTTTTGATTGTGACTCCCATCTGGTGAAAGCAACTCTGCAATTAACTGAGTGTGAAAAGTTTCAAGATGCCCTATATTCCCTGCTTCAAAAACATTAAAGTTTCTACCTGTGATTTTATCTATTTCATCATATTTTTTGTTAATTGTTTCTACTTGTTTTAATAAAGATTCAATTTTTATTTTTTCCATAATATCCCCTTTGTGTTATTATATACTTTTTACACCTCAATCCCAATAAAGGAAAAATTATCTATCTTTTCACTCAAACAGCTTTTAAAAATGATTTCGTATCTGTTTTTTTTACTAAAAATATCAGATAAATTCACGCTTTCATATACCCCGTCCGTGCATACAAAAAACACATCGTTTTTTTGAACTTTTATTGTTTTTGTTTCAAGTAAAAAATCACTTTTTTCCACAATATCGCAGACAAAATACCCTTCAAGCATATTGTAAATGGATGAAAGGTTTTCTCTTCCTTCAAAAAAACAGTTTTTAACATTGTGGTCTTTGGTTAGTAAGATTAATTTATTATCTCTAAACAAATAAACCCTGCTGTCGCCTAAATGAAATATTTTCGCATAATCTTCAAAAAAATACACACCGGCTAACGTTGAAGCCGCTCCGGTTAGTTCCCGGTTATGCAGTCTTAAAATTTCAAGTTCTTCCTGAATTGAGTAAAATCTGAAATTGTTTATATTTTTATTTTTCAATAACTCTAAAACTTTACATGAAATTATTCCGCTGTCTTTATGAATGCTCAAACCGTCGGCAACAGCAAACAAGTTTTTATCTGTATTTTCACTTTTCACTTCATTAAACGAAATATTGCAAAATGTTTTATCTCCGATTAAAACTGAATCCTGATTTGAAGAAAATTTTTCGTTTCCTATATTGGTCGTATAAAATACTTTCATTATTTCATTCCACCCCATAAATAGCCGTAAAATTTATCGCTTTTAAGTTTTCTTACTTTTGTTTTGTCAATATTTAGTAACTTAAACATTTTATTCAAAATATTAAAATAATCATTATTTATATTACCAAGATAAAACATTTTATCTTTCATTCCCATTGCTGCCCATACGCCGGGAAAAGGATAAATATACGAAATTTCTTTGTTAAAAGGTTTCAATATTTGAATTTTAAATAACTCTTTGTGAAAAAAATGAGTTGCCTTTCCTTCATTGTAAAACAGTAATAGTTCATAATTTTCCTTTTCATAAACAAATATTATTCTTGCTCTTTTCATGGAAACTCTTAAATATATCCTTCATCTAAAAACACTTCACTCACATTCAAAATTGCATCAAAAACAAACATCCTTATATCATAAGAGAATATTTCATTTTTCTTTATTTCAATCATGTCAGAATATTTGGTTAAATTTTTATCTTTTGTAAAGTTAGCCATTTTTCTTAAAACCGATTTGTCTTTATCAACAAACACTTTTAGCGCTTTTAAACTTTGATTTTTCAATTCTACTACTATTCCGATAAAACCATTGTTTTTTACTTTTGTATTTTTCATATACAACCAAAGGATTTCGTTTTCAATGAAAGCAGTGTTGTATAATTCAACATAATTGATAAATCTTTTTATGATTTTAAAAATCATAGTTTGAGTTTTATTTTCTATTGATTTATTAATATTGACGGTTATTTTCCAGTTTTTATATTTTTTTGTAATTACCATATTTGAAGATAAAGTTTTCATTTACTTTCCTTTTTAGAAATTATATAATTCACCATATTCATATTGTGTCGTTTTTGATACAATTATCAAAAAGGCTTTAAATGAAAGCGAAAGAATACACAAAGACCCTCTCAATATTGCTTGATTTGATAAACAGGTTTTATGCGGGTGAAAATCTCAGCACGACAGATATTGAGAACATATACGGAATTTCAAAACGCTCCGCCCAAAGATACATAAATTATCTCAAAGACGCAGGGTTTAACATAAAAAGCAAAAGCAGAAAATATTATCTTGAAAATATTATTGACGAAGAAAAAGAGATGATATTTGAAGCAATAGAATCTATTGCCAAAAATGCAGGTATTGAAAAAGAACTTTTGCCTCTTCTTAAACAGCTTAAACTGATAAGCGAAGAAAACGTTTTTTATTCAAAGCTTGATATCGAAAAAATAGAACCTTTTACTTTTAGAAAAATTGAAGAAGCCATAAAAAATAAAAAAATTCTTAAAATCAAATACTTAATGGATGGGGAAATTTACGATTTTGAAATAAAACCCCTTAAAATTTCAAATTTTGATGGCTATTGGTATGTAAATGCACTGAATCACAAAGATGAATACAGAACTTATCATATCAAAAGTATCAAACACCTTGAAATTACGGATGAATCTTTTGAAGTTGAAAAAGATATTTTAAAAAATCTCGATAAAGCCGTAAACATTTGGTTCGACCCGACTGCCGAGCCTTTTACGGTGGAGCTATTCGCCGATGAATACGCTACGAAATATCTTAAAAGAATCCCAATTTCCAAAACTCAGAAAATTATTAAAAACAGTGATGAAACTTCAACGATTTACCTGGAAATAACTCATGAAAACGAAATTATCCGTAAACTCCTCATGTGGATTCCAAATCTGAGGGTTATAAGTCCTAAATGGTTGAAAGAAGAGGTTGATGATTATATTAAAACTTATCTTGCTTAATATTGAATTGATTTGTTTTCTTTATTTTTGTATTAGATTTGTTTTTATTAGAAGGTTGATTACCAATGCTTTCAGGTTCATTTTCAATTTCCTCATAACCCCTTTCAATTTTAAGTTTAGCATTTTCATCTTCTAACTCTTTGATTTGTTCTTTTAAGGATTTATTTTTCTCTTTTTCTTCTTTTAGTTCTTTTTGAAGCTGTTTGACTCTGAAAACGGCTTCGATGAATTCTTTTCCGTAGTCTTTTGTAGGGGAAGTAGTAGATTTGATTATCGTTTTAGCCGTATCTGTTTTAACAACTTTTTCTTTATTGAGAATACCCGTTTCTGTTGAGTGTTTCTCGATAAGTTTAAGCTGTCTTTTTTGGATTTTCTCTTTGATTGAATTTTCAAACTCGTTTAGCATATGGTTTATGTCTTTAAGGCTTGAAACTTTTAAAAGTTTTTTGATTTGGGATAAGGTCTGGTAATCTTCTTTGGTGAAAATTTTGTATTGTTTGTTTTCTTCTTGAAGTTTGTTATAGTCTTTCATCTGGTTTCTTAATTTTTGAATTCTTTTTTCAAGTCCTTTTTTGGTAAGTTCAAGTTTTCTGATTTCTGCGTCTTTAAGCAATAAATCTTTTTTAAGTTTTTTGTTTTCCTCTTCAGTTTGTTTTCTTAAATTTTTTTCTTTTTCAAGCTCTTTTTTTAATTTTAAAACTTCATCGTTTTTAATTTTCATGGCTCTTTTGTATTCGTAGGTATTAAGTCTTTTTGGTCTTTTTTTCTTTTCTTGCGTATAGTTTATACCTCTTGGCATGTTTAAGAGTTTTGCGATTTCATCCTGAAGGGTTATTAAATCTTTTCTGTCCATTTTTCTTCTGACACTCACTCCCTCGTTGTCTATTCCCATAAAGAGTATATGAGCGTGATAATTGATTATGGGATTTTCGTTTTCGTCTATGTGTCCTTCGTCTTTGTGGATTGAGTATTGGATTACTTTGGTGTTGTATCTTTTTTCTATAAATCTTACAACTTTTTCCAAATCCTCTTTTGTGTGTTTTTCGTTAAGGTTGATTATGGCACTGAAAAGAGTTATCGTTTTTTTATGAAGTTTTTTACCCGTTCTTCTTTGGTAAAGCTCCGTTCTTTTTTTAAGTTCATTGAAATATAATTCCATGGCTTCGTTTGCTTTTATATTGCAGTAATTATCATCTTTACTGAATATTGAATTGTTTGTATCCTTTTCCCTGCTGTTGTGATAGAATTCACCGATATTCGCTTTTTCAATATGGATTGAGGATTTTCTAATCATTACGTAACTCCTTTACGCACTTGCGATTGTGAGCTTGCCGAACAATTGCGTAGTGCGTACGCACTACACGTTTTCGTAAACTCAAACGCTTGTGCTTTTTAATCTATTTATATGAGTTTGAATTTTTTTAATGGGTTACAAGAAAAAAGAAGAAGAAATTAGGAAAGATAAAATTGTGAGTCAGTTATTAGTTTATTGTAGAAGATGTTTGAGGTTGTTGAATGTTATTGTTTGGAAGTGAGAGAAGTCTGTTTAATTCAGATTGAGTGATATTAATCTGTTCTTTTATCTTTTTTATTTTAGATTCAAGCAGGGCTTCTTCTTTTTGCAGTTTTTCTAATTTGTTGATTAGCTGTTTTATTTTTCTGTAATCCATGGGATAACTCCTTTTCTGATTAATTATAATAAAGAAGTGATATTTGAATCGTTTTAGTGAAAAAAATAAAAAAATTTAAGAAATTTTCAAAAATTTTTTCAATTTCGAGTTTTTTTGAAATTCTTTATTATAATTAAGTAACAAAAAGGATAAGCCTATGAAGCCTTTTTGTTACTCTACCTCTAAA
It contains:
- a CDS encoding YafY family protein, which gives rise to MKAKEYTKTLSILLDLINRFYAGENLSTTDIENIYGISKRSAQRYINYLKDAGFNIKSKSRKYYLENIIDEEKEMIFEAIESIAKNAGIEKELLPLLKQLKLISEENVFYSKLDIEKIEPFTFRKIEEAIKNKKILKIKYLMDGEIYDFEIKPLKISNFDGYWYVNALNHKDEYRTYHIKSIKHLEITDESFEVEKDILKNLDKAVNIWFDPTAEPFTVELFADEYATKYLKRIPISKTQKIIKNSDETSTIYLEITHENEIIRKLLMWIPNLRVISPKWLKEEVDDYIKTYLA
- a CDS encoding PD-(D/E)XK nuclease family protein; the encoded protein is MEKIKIESLLKQVETINKKYDEIDKITGRNFNVFEAGNIGHLETFHTQLIAELLSPDGSHNQKDKFLRLFLETIGLKNLKLINPKSYAEFVIDNNRRIDILIEDEDFIIGIEAKVYANDGNKQLKDYFEFLKNKNKKEFKLYYLTLDRHLPDDKSLQDLKIDEEVFLLSFENEIYNWLNECIKEVSDVPIIREGLYQYKLLLEKLTNKNTQKEVEVKEIIGKDVESVKAADEIVRNYPDVWYEKEHELWMNLFNFLVDNYFKKEDGWENGDKDIYNIWYDENENRIPYEKSLEELKKAKVRGICLKKIINKKCIYIGVEYGNNYKNCCLWYKGFNEKLNNFKFDKDTESYWMFSDIELRFYPNNSLSFELFNDREFNSKIRKLANELNTLKDKLLGKQNELSR
- a CDS encoding PP2C family serine/threonine-protein phosphatase, giving the protein MGWNEIMKVFYTTNIGNEKFSSNQDSVLIGDKTFCNISFNEVKSENTDKNLFAVADGLSIHKDSGIISCKVLELLKNKNINNFRFYSIQEELEILRLHNRELTGAASTLAGVYFFEDYAKIFHLGDSRVYLFRDNKLILLTKDHNVKNCFFEGRENLSSIYNMLEGYFVCDIVEKSDFLLETKTIKVQKNDVFFVCTDGVYESVNLSDIFSKKNRYEIIFKSCLSEKIDNFSFIGIEV